A single genomic interval of Spirosoma linguale DSM 74 harbors:
- a CDS encoding Peptidase M1 membrane alanine aminopeptidase (PFAM: Peptidase M1 membrane alanine aminopeptidase~KEGG: mxa:MXAN_0644 M1 family peptidase): MKEPKKGFLAGLLLLAAVTITRAQLPIGYAARYAQPGVDVQHYAFTLTLSDSTNQIKGETTIRFTRSDDRQTVWFDLISPRDSSETGMRVRSVSLSDGKAVPFSQRNDRVFINLPAAPNQVTDVVIRYDGTPARGLIISQNKFGERTFFGDNWPNNARNYLPVVDHPSDKATCSFAVNAPATYRVISNGKLQSESNLPGGRKLTRWQENTPIPTKVMVIGAAKFAVEEVGSVSGVPVQSWLYPNDSQKGFVDYRPAKEILQYFINKVGPYSYEKLANVESTTIFGGMENASCIFYNEKIIVGKKDSDVEALLAHEIAHQWFGNSATEADWSQLWLSEGFATYFSALYLEHAYGKDTLNAVMNQNKGQIFRFSALKPKGTIVDSMASNLMDLLNPNSYQKGGWVLHMLRHELGDEVFWKGIRAYYEKYRNANAQSSDLQAVMESVSGKKLGQFFQQWLHQPGYPEVVWGSKYDAAKKALVIDVRQAQRTGVVFAIPLTFSIRGANGREISRTARLSMTEQNQTFTVPLSTKPVSVVIDPDNTVLMRAVEMGK, encoded by the coding sequence CCCGGCGTCGATGTTCAGCATTATGCTTTCACACTCACGTTAAGCGACTCAACGAACCAGATCAAAGGCGAAACTACCATCCGGTTCACCCGCTCCGACGACCGGCAAACGGTCTGGTTTGACCTCATCAGCCCGCGCGATTCGTCGGAGACCGGCATGCGTGTGCGTTCGGTAAGCCTGTCGGATGGGAAAGCGGTACCTTTCAGCCAGCGCAACGACCGTGTCTTTATCAACCTGCCAGCCGCGCCCAATCAGGTAACGGACGTGGTTATCCGATACGATGGAACGCCCGCCCGAGGGCTTATTATCAGCCAGAATAAATTCGGTGAGCGGACGTTCTTCGGCGACAACTGGCCCAATAACGCCCGAAATTATCTGCCCGTCGTAGACCATCCGTCCGATAAGGCGACCTGCTCCTTCGCCGTCAATGCCCCCGCTACGTATCGTGTCATCTCTAACGGAAAACTTCAAAGCGAAAGTAACCTGCCTGGAGGTCGTAAGCTGACCCGCTGGCAGGAAAATACGCCCATTCCGACGAAGGTGATGGTGATTGGCGCGGCTAAATTTGCCGTGGAAGAGGTCGGCTCCGTAAGTGGGGTTCCCGTGCAAAGCTGGCTCTACCCGAACGATAGCCAGAAAGGCTTTGTCGACTATCGACCGGCCAAAGAAATCTTGCAATATTTTATCAATAAGGTCGGGCCGTATTCATACGAGAAACTGGCCAATGTAGAATCGACCACGATTTTCGGCGGAATGGAAAACGCCAGTTGTATTTTCTATAATGAAAAGATCATTGTTGGGAAAAAAGACTCCGACGTGGAGGCATTGCTTGCCCACGAAATCGCGCACCAGTGGTTTGGCAACTCCGCCACCGAAGCCGACTGGTCGCAGTTGTGGCTGAGCGAGGGGTTTGCTACCTATTTCTCGGCGCTCTACCTCGAACACGCCTACGGAAAAGACACCCTCAACGCGGTGATGAACCAGAATAAAGGGCAAATCTTCCGTTTCTCGGCGCTGAAACCCAAAGGCACTATTGTAGACTCGATGGCGTCGAACCTGATGGACCTGCTAAATCCGAACTCTTACCAGAAAGGCGGTTGGGTGCTGCATATGCTCCGTCACGAACTCGGCGACGAGGTATTCTGGAAAGGCATCCGGGCGTATTACGAGAAGTACCGAAACGCCAACGCCCAAAGCAGCGATTTGCAGGCCGTAATGGAAAGCGTATCGGGGAAGAAACTGGGCCAGTTTTTCCAGCAGTGGCTCCACCAGCCCGGCTACCCCGAAGTGGTTTGGGGCTCAAAATACGATGCGGCAAAAAAGGCGTTGGTCATTGATGTCCGGCAGGCACAACGGACGGGCGTGGTTTTTGCCATACCACTCACGTTCAGTATCCGGGGCGCCAACGGCCGCGAAATCAGCCGCACCGCCCGCCTGAGTATGACGGAACAAAACCAGACGTTTACGGTGCCCTTAAGCACTAAACCCGTCTCGGTTGTAATCGACCCCGACAATACCGTACTGATGCGGGCCGTCGAAATGGGGAAGTAA
- a CDS encoding SMC domain protein (PFAM: SMC domain protein~KEGG: hch:HCH_03469 ATPase) — MLKRVSIQNFKSLKDVTLDLQKVNLLIGPNNSGKTNFLKALEFFDYAVLGDSFTAEQRSRDFRFMRSADFLSIGLAFQRQDEELLFLREIVFSNTQPGVIDTKSSQLITKDGIEIAKNDQGYLDNPFLRRQLSSLRIYRPDPNKLTQPGPVGTGAEMVSADASNLIGFLDRMLGNKYRKSVFNRIETDLQTCVPEFDEINIDDESPTEELKRLFPNNSFKRLGLTNSKQDITYWADELSEGTLYFLALLCIINQPNPPKLLLLEEPEKGIHPRRIFEVIQFIFRLAEEKDIQVILTTHSPLVVDMFKDMPESVFIFDKDDEGATRVKNLQRDVIEPETVKSEELGIEPPHYTDSLGDAWTVGFLGGVPK; from the coding sequence ATGCTCAAGCGCGTATCTATCCAGAATTTCAAGAGCCTGAAAGACGTCACGCTCGACCTACAAAAAGTCAATTTGTTAATTGGCCCGAACAACTCGGGCAAGACGAATTTTTTGAAGGCGCTGGAGTTTTTCGACTATGCAGTTTTAGGAGACTCATTCACAGCTGAGCAACGATCCCGCGATTTTCGATTTATGCGATCGGCTGATTTTTTATCTATTGGGTTGGCCTTTCAAAGACAAGATGAAGAGTTGTTATTCTTACGTGAAATTGTTTTTTCTAATACACAACCTGGTGTAATTGACACAAAATCATCTCAACTAATAACAAAGGACGGTATTGAGATCGCAAAGAACGATCAGGGCTATCTTGATAATCCGTTTTTACGCAGGCAGCTTAGTTCATTAAGGATTTATCGCCCCGACCCCAATAAACTTACTCAACCCGGCCCTGTAGGTACTGGTGCCGAAATGGTAAGCGCTGATGCGTCAAACCTGATTGGTTTTTTAGATAGAATGCTAGGTAATAAATACAGAAAATCTGTTTTCAACCGCATCGAAACTGATTTACAGACCTGCGTTCCTGAATTTGATGAGATTAACATAGACGACGAATCTCCAACAGAAGAGTTAAAACGACTCTTTCCAAACAATTCATTCAAAAGGCTTGGCCTAACCAACAGCAAGCAAGACATAACCTATTGGGCCGATGAGCTTTCCGAAGGAACTCTCTACTTCCTCGCCCTTCTCTGCATCATCAACCAGCCCAATCCGCCCAAGCTTCTCCTTCTTGAAGAACCTGAAAAGGGTATTCATCCACGGCGGATTTTTGAGGTTATACAATTCATTTTCAGACTGGCAGAAGAAAAGGATATTCAAGTCATTCTGACGACACATAGCCCGCTTGTGGTTGATATGTTCAAAGACATGCCAGAGTCCGTATTCATTTTTGATAAAGATGATGAAGGAGCTACTCGTGTCAAGAATCTACAACGTGATGTTATAGAGCCTGAAACGGTAAAAAGCGAAGAGCTAGGCATCGAGCCTCCACACTATACCGATTCGTTGGGTGATGCCTGGACAGTTGGCTTTTTGGGAGGAGTGCCTAAATGA
- a CDS encoding nucleoporin, Nup153 (KEGG: nucleoporin, Nup153), which yields MKTLAQSLLAALLLSTATLASAATTHPTATANPTVTTNSYKAAIFPSAIPSKLNVYVERTPGQPMTISFKSSDGVVLGKQSVGKKQGNFHFQFDLSDLKDGAYTVEIASGSDVSTHPITLTTPAVTLVTRTIALN from the coding sequence ATGAAAACGTTAGCTCAATCTTTACTCGCTGCGCTGCTTTTAAGCACCGCCACCCTTGCCTCAGCGGCTACAACGCACCCAACCGCAACAGCGAATCCAACGGTCACGACAAACTCGTACAAAGCGGCCATTTTCCCCTCCGCCATTCCGTCCAAACTGAACGTTTACGTGGAACGCACACCCGGACAGCCTATGACGATTTCCTTTAAATCATCTGATGGCGTGGTACTGGGAAAACAGTCGGTCGGTAAAAAACAGGGGAATTTCCACTTTCAGTTCGACCTGTCGGACCTGAAAGATGGTGCCTATACGGTTGAAATTGCATCGGGCAGCGACGTATCAACGCACCCAATTACATTGACCACACCAGCGGTCACGTTGGTAACGCGCACCATTGCGCTGAACTAA
- a CDS encoding cystathionine beta-synthase (KEGG: mxa:MXAN_2041 putative cystathionine beta- synthase~TIGRFAM: cystathionine beta-synthase~PFAM: Pyridoxal-5'-phosphate-dependent protein beta subunit; CBS domain containing protein~SMART: CBS domain containing protein), with translation MNYYNSIIDTIGNTPLVKLNKVTKGIRGTILAKVEYFNPGNSVKDRIAIRMIEDAEARGVLKPGGTIIEGTSGNTGMGLALAAIGKGYKCIFTMADKQSQEKIDILRAVGAEVVVCPTNVAPDDPRSYYSVAKKLNRDIPNSLYPNQYDNLANTAAHYETTGPEIWRDTDGKITHFAAGVGTGGTICGTSKFLKEQNPNLISLGLDTYGSVFKKYKETGQFDEGEIYPYLTEGIGEDILPQNVDFSVIDFFEKVTDKDAAIMTRRLAREEGLFVGWSCGTAVHGALEWAKQHLTDDDVMVILLPDHGTRYLAKIYNDTWMKDHGFLEDRAFKTARDIVHNKSGQSQLTTIGVGVSVSQAIQILNRYGISQIPVTDENGHIVGSLTDSTVLNRLIDDPAVKDHPVSEVMDKPFKFVGLDNTIDALSSLIDRDNKALLVRDEREQVHIITQADLLAAMTS, from the coding sequence ATGAACTACTATAATTCTATCATCGACACCATCGGCAACACGCCCCTGGTGAAGCTTAATAAAGTCACGAAAGGGATTCGGGGAACGATACTGGCAAAGGTCGAATACTTCAACCCCGGCAACTCGGTGAAAGACCGCATCGCCATACGGATGATCGAAGACGCCGAAGCGCGGGGCGTACTTAAACCCGGTGGCACCATCATCGAGGGTACCAGTGGCAACACCGGTATGGGCCTGGCACTGGCGGCTATCGGCAAAGGCTATAAATGCATTTTTACGATGGCCGACAAGCAGTCACAGGAGAAGATCGACATTTTGCGGGCGGTGGGCGCTGAGGTAGTCGTTTGCCCCACGAACGTCGCCCCCGATGACCCGCGCTCGTATTATTCCGTTGCTAAAAAACTGAACCGCGACATTCCCAATTCGCTCTACCCAAACCAGTACGATAACCTCGCCAACACAGCCGCGCATTACGAGACCACCGGCCCCGAAATCTGGCGCGATACCGATGGGAAAATCACGCACTTTGCCGCCGGGGTCGGTACGGGTGGGACCATTTGCGGTACCTCAAAATTCCTGAAAGAACAAAACCCGAACCTGATTTCGCTGGGACTGGATACGTACGGGTCGGTATTCAAAAAATACAAAGAAACCGGCCAGTTCGACGAGGGCGAGATTTACCCCTACCTGACCGAAGGTATTGGCGAAGATATTCTCCCGCAGAATGTGGACTTCAGCGTGATCGACTTTTTCGAGAAAGTGACCGATAAGGACGCGGCCATCATGACCCGTCGATTAGCTCGTGAAGAGGGGTTATTTGTCGGCTGGTCGTGCGGTACGGCTGTGCACGGTGCGCTGGAATGGGCCAAACAGCATCTTACCGACGACGATGTAATGGTGATTTTGCTACCCGACCACGGCACGCGCTACTTGGCCAAAATTTACAACGATACCTGGATGAAAGACCACGGCTTTCTGGAAGACCGTGCTTTCAAAACCGCCCGCGACATCGTTCACAACAAAAGCGGTCAGTCGCAGTTAACGACCATTGGCGTAGGCGTGTCGGTGAGCCAGGCAATTCAGATATTGAACCGCTACGGGATTTCACAGATTCCGGTAACGGACGAGAATGGCCACATTGTCGGTAGCCTGACCGACTCGACGGTACTGAACCGGCTCATTGACGACCCCGCTGTGAAAGATCATCCGGTAAGTGAAGTGATGGACAAGCCGTTCAAATTTGTGGGGCTGGACAACACTATCGACGCCCTATCGTCGCTGATTGATCGGGATAACAAAGCGTTACTGGTCCGCGACGAGCGTGAACAGGTGCACATTATCACGCAAGCCGATTTGCTGGCAGCCATGACGAGTTAA
- a CDS encoding ribosome small subunit-dependent GTPase A (TIGRFAM: ribosome small subunit-dependent GTPase A~PFAM: GTPase EngC~KEGG: hypothetical protein ; K06949 ribosome biogenesis GTPase) codes for MQNGLVIRSTGSWYEIRNPDGHIFQGRLKGKFKLKGLKVTNPIAVGDRVVFDVEDEAENTAIITDISPRDNYIIRQSVHKTAHGHILAANIDQAVLLATLAMPRTSAGFIDRFLVSAESFRIPTTIVFNKIDILNEEGLAFQQEIIDLYERIGYNCLSTSATEGVGVEAFRELLDQKVTLVAGHSGVGKSSLVNAIAPGLNLRTNEVSSFANKGVHTTTFAEMFELSPNTFIIDTPGIKELGLMDTSKTEIGHYFPEMRDRLNQCRFNNCLHINEPGCAIKEAVAEEEIAESRYMSYLSMIEGGDNRR; via the coding sequence TTGCAAAACGGCTTAGTCATACGGTCAACCGGCTCCTGGTACGAGATTCGTAACCCAGACGGACATATTTTTCAGGGTCGGCTGAAAGGGAAATTCAAACTCAAAGGCCTGAAGGTCACCAACCCAATTGCCGTGGGCGACCGGGTGGTATTTGACGTGGAAGATGAAGCCGAAAACACGGCCATCATCACCGATATTTCGCCCCGCGACAATTACATCATCCGGCAGTCGGTTCACAAAACGGCTCATGGGCACATTCTGGCAGCTAATATCGACCAGGCCGTCTTGCTGGCAACGCTGGCCATGCCTCGTACATCAGCGGGATTCATCGACCGGTTTCTGGTATCAGCCGAATCGTTCCGTATTCCAACGACCATTGTCTTCAATAAAATCGATATTCTGAACGAAGAAGGACTGGCCTTTCAGCAGGAAATTATCGACCTGTATGAGCGCATCGGCTATAACTGCCTGTCTACATCGGCTACTGAAGGCGTAGGTGTGGAAGCTTTTCGCGAATTACTCGATCAGAAAGTAACGCTGGTGGCCGGGCACTCGGGCGTTGGCAAGTCGTCGCTCGTTAACGCCATCGCCCCAGGTCTGAATCTGCGCACCAACGAGGTGTCGTCCTTCGCCAACAAAGGTGTTCACACGACGACCTTCGCCGAAATGTTCGAACTCTCTCCCAATACGTTTATCATCGATACACCGGGTATCAAGGAATTGGGTTTGATGGACACTTCAAAGACCGAAATCGGCCACTACTTCCCCGAAATGCGCGACCGTCTGAACCAGTGTCGCTTCAACAACTGCCTGCACATCAACGAACCCGGCTGCGCCATCAAAGAGGCCGTTGCCGAAGAAGAAATCGCCGAAAGCCGCTATATGAGCTACCTGAGCATGATTGAAGGCGGAGATAATAGGCGGTAA